The genomic segment GAGTTTGAAGCGGTCGCACACTTCACGTGTGTTGATGAAGGTGCTACACATGGCCACAGGCTTCTGCCGCAGCAGGATGTCTGGACCTAGACgcacactgctgctgcctttgtaCTGAACAACAGGAGGCTGAAGTGTTAGACAGCGAGCCACACGTTCAAAGCAGAGCAGATCATTACTGTAAGTGCAAATAACAAGTACAAACCCCATCTGGGacctgcagagaggaaacagaCAACATTTATTAGAACCTCACCTCAAGTTAAAATACACCAGTGACCTATTATTTAGTTTAATTGTTTTAACGTACCTGATAGATGGCGAAGCCAATGGCTTCAAGATCACGGTTCAGCATCTTCTGCTGACGAGAATTCTTTTGCATTAGCCCCACCAAAAAGGTGCATCCTGGTTTCCCATCCAGCGGATGATCATCTAAATCCTCCAGGCGCAGCACAAACTGGGGGTTGGATGGGAATGTGGCTGAAAGAGACGCAAATGTGGGTCTGAAGAATTTTAAGAGACTGTTATCAAGAACAGGACatgagtttgtgtttgctttaccTGCGTTATTGCGGCAGCCCCCGGCAGTGGAGCCGGTCCTCCACATGCCTTCAAACTGGTAGTGGTTCCAGCGGTGAACATCCTCACTGGTCAGAGTGTCTGGCGTCAGGTTACAGATCTCCACCCTGGAGAAGTTCTTGATGAAGTCTGAGTAGGACATCCtgaggagaaagacagagaacaaGTAATAAATAGGTGTTTCTTATGCATCAACGACCCCCCATCTTATCAAGACAGAAATATTAAAGTGAAgtaaaggttaaaggttaaagACATGGGATTTACCAAAATTCTCCATCTTCAGACACATTGTTCAACCTTTCCTTCTCATCTTTGCTGATGGTCTTCCATTCAATGGATCTAGTTTTCATAAACAATGATGTCGCTGTCATCAGTTAGAAAAAAACTATTAGTTGATGACCAAAGAGTGTAAAGTGTGTTTACCCATCGCTCCAGGCACCCGTCCACTCTACCTGACCCCACGGGTTTCTGATGCGGACTAGCTGAACCCCCTTGCCTTGGCAATGCACCTGAAGCAAAAAACAAGAGTTGTTGGAGTAACTATCATTCTGTctaagacaaaaaaaatgttatttatgtGATACCTCTTCGGCTCCGGTGACTGAATATGCGTGTCCTTTTACAAGTTTGAGAGCTGTAACTGCCTCCGTGTCATAAGCACTAGTGATCTAGAAGCAGCATGAACACACAGATCAGATCAATTCATTACTTTGCAAATTTCTATGCAAATCAGTATGAAAACTAGACTTACATCAATAGAGCAGCCCATCAGCGAGCCCAGTTTCAGGGCCCTCTGCATGAGCTGGAAGAGGTTTGGTGGTGCCTTGCTTAAGGTATATGTTTCTGCAATTCCTCCTGTGAAATCTTCAAAACCCTCAATAGTGCTTCCACCTGCAAGGGCTTCATAGGAGCCATTCACCctgtcagacagagacacaccGGGATGTGAAATGATTCATCAACCACACATTTGCACACACTTAGACttagatttgtattttttgaTGCAATAAAACACGTCAGAGGAACGATCTGTACTTAGCGTAGGCCTTCTCCAGCAGTGCGCTCCAAAACTCTGAGCCCTCGGCTGagtggacaaacagcagcttcccaTCCTTGGTGGGTAAACGGTCATCAACCACGACGTCCACCCACTCACCGTACTGCCATAGCTGAGACgataataattgcagaactCTGATACAAAGTACATTTAAACGTCTTTCATCATGAACTAGAGAGCCTTGATTATATGTCTGGTTCTGTACGTAAAACCACTGCTCGTACAGAGCGCACTAATGTGAATGAATAGCCTTTGTAACTAAACAATATAATGTGCTGTGCTGTCATTAATATGATATGACCCTCTTCTCTACTTTTATCTAGCAGAGCTGTTTAAAATTTGCTTGCGGCTATAAGATACTTCCTTTAAAAGTTGGAGAACAGGTGGAACTGGTTTTTGGCATAAGCCCTTTATTTTGTATAAACTGACCCAAAGAAGATGGAAAcacatgaatatacagtaacaaACGCTAAATTAAAGAGAAGTTACAAAATTAAAATATCATTAAATTCAGGCTCAGTGGTTTTAATGGAAAAGTCCCCTGACCTGGAAGTGAAATATTCCAGCATAGTTTTCAGAGAAACTCTGTCCAGGTGGAACCACACGATCCAGGAACTGCTGGTCTAGAGTCAGGGAAGCTATGGCAGCCAGGAGCCAGCAGTCACCTTTACAGTGGGAGCAGATGCACCATGTGACGTCGTGCAACACAATGCAACGGTGCTGTAAACAAGATGAGCCGACAACCCCCCTCTGAACGTTTCATTGTTTCCCAACGGTACCGTGGGTGGGGCGTTCAAACCACAGATGTCTGCGGTTCCCATgtaacaagcaaaacaaaaaggctcCATAAGCTGTCCGccatccttccctccttccattCAAACTTTCTGTTGACTTACCCAGGGCTCCTTGGCGAATATCGGTCCTCGTGGCTCCATCAGAAATGAACTCTGGTTTGGAACACAGCTCCTACGCAGAGCAGAGATGAGCATCACAAATATTTAGATTCTTAGCTGACGCGTACCTGATGCAGACTGAGAATAAGGAGCTAAAAGACGCGTGAGTATAACAATCCTTCAACTGTCAAGTCATCATCAGACGTAATAATAGAAACATAATAATAgtgtaataaacatttttacttGTTACAGTATTTTGGCATTAAACATGTTTCTTTTCCTTACCGTTGGCCTTTTCCAAACTACTCCCCTGGTCTTGGATGAGTACGGACCCAGCTCATTGTAGCCCAGTGACTTGGCTTCTGCCGGAAAGCAGTCGTCCTCAAACAGCCGTTTGCTCTTCACACACTGCTGTTGCAGAGCGTCAAAGTCCTGCTGAGCGAACTTGGTTGCGTTCTGGTTGGTACCGATGCCTTGGTCCAGGTCCTGCTGACGAGCTACTCTGTCTGCCCTGGATGTCATCCCTGCGTCTCAGGAGTACAGGATTAACACTTGCTGCCTGGAGGGAATGGATTTCGCCCTTTGTGAAATGAGCTGGTTTCACGTTTC from the Betta splendens chromosome 15, fBetSpl5.4, whole genome shotgun sequence genome contains:
- the LOC114870532 gene encoding calpain-2 catalytic subunit-like — protein: MKQATRTTLTAASTVSSSALGRILIMVEMLGEGTAALVAGRSTRPALSTARARRRTRAHTVQKPLKEEKLSTDRYHVRGGGSRDAAKPAGMTSRADRVARQQDLDQGIGTNQNATKFAQQDFDALQQQCVKSKRLFEDDCFPAEAKSLGYNELGPYSSKTRGVVWKRPTELCSKPEFISDGATRTDIRQGALGDCWLLAAIASLTLDQQFLDRVVPPGQSFSENYAGIFHFQLWQYGEWVDVVVDDRLPTKDGKLLFVHSAEGSEFWSALLEKAYAKVNGSYEALAGGSTIEGFEDFTGGIAETYTLSKAPPNLFQLMQRALKLGSLMGCSIDITSAYDTEAVTALKLVKGHAYSVTGAEEVHCQGKGVQLVRIRNPWGQVEWTGAWSDGSIEWKTISKDEKERLNNVSEDGEFWMSYSDFIKNFSRVEICNLTPDTLTSEDVHRWNHYQFEGMWRTGSTAGGCRNNAATFPSNPQFVLRLEDLDDHPLDGKPGCTFLVGLMQKNSRQQKMLNRDLEAIGFAIYQVPDGYKGSSSVRLGPDILLRQKPVAMCSTFINTREVCDRFKLPPGEYVIVPSTFLPHKNGSFVLRVFSEKHAPASPLEAKITAKIVEEEISEKNVDPHFKQLFKQIAGSDNEVSVHELLEILNKVVAKRTDVKTHGFSLETCRLIVSLLDKDDNNTLGLLEFHAFWTKLQKYLEIFKNRDTDHSGTMSSHEMRDAVTEAGFQINSAVVEAIVSRYADAQYAIDFDSFVGCLIKLEMLFKMFKSLEKDNSGKIELDLQQWLCLAIY